ctttttttttttgatgcatTCAATCAATTGTCAGACTCGTGGAATGTTCCAACGTCCGTGGATTtgaatctgtttattttctCTGAAAGGGAGATTTTGTGGACAGAGGCTATTACAGCTTGGAGACGTTTACGTATCTGCTGGCCTTGAAAGCAAAGTGGCCAGACTGCATCACTCTTCTCAGGGGGAACCATGAGAGCAGGCAGATAACACAAGTGTATGGATTTTATGGTGGGTCTCACATTTGATAAGGTTTGCTACTTCTTATCGGGTTAAAATGTTTTTGTAGTCACCTTTTAATTTCTGTTCTACGTTTTCAGATGAGTGCCAAACAAAATATGGAAACGCAAACGCATGGCGATATTGCACAAAAGTGTTTGACATGCTAACTGTGGCAGCTGTGAGTTGATccgagacacacacattgcataaaaaaaaatacccaaTCCAGTCTTTAACTTAAATAcctatattaatatatttgactcaaaaaatatttatttaattgttaaCGATAGCTCTCTGTTGAATTGTTTCAATTTTTATGcgtagataaaataaaataagaatccTCCTAACTCCTTTTTTCCTGTAGTTGATAGACGAGCAGATCCTGTGCGTTCATGGTGGCCTGTCTCCTGACATCAAGACCTTGGACCAGATCCGCACTATTGAACGCAACCAGGAGATTCCTCATAAGGGGGCCTTCTGCGACCTGGTCTGGTCCGACCCAGAGGACGTGGACACCTGGGCCATCAGTCCCCGAGGCGCCGGCTGGCTGTTTGGCTCCAAGGTCACCAACGAGGTAAAGGCCTAAGGCCGCACCATTTGTTGGTATCAGACGCTAATGTGTGCAGTTTGTTTCCCTGTCATTCATCGCTATGCACAGCCCAACCCCACTTATTGAAATCAACTATTTTAAAAAGGGTACACCTGCTGCGCCAAATTGTTGTTGACATGCTGTCTGTTATGACCTGGTTGATCCTGTTGTATTCAATATACAAACGCAGAACATTGTGTGATGTGCTTCAGAAGAATAGATCACTTATTTTATACAACCGTAATATCGGATATGATATAaactttaaaaaatgtatatatttcatCAAATGCCTAAATTGACCTCATTAAAAAAAGAGCTTAAAAAACCCCAAACAACCAATAATACTTAATTAATTATACCTTGGCTTTAAAAAACCGGCAGACATGGGCTTATTTAATGAGCAAAAACAACAATTGCTCGCGATTTTGTTGCAGAATTAAGAGTTGGAAATTGCCAATAACAAATTCTTTGACTGAAATTAATAAAGGAACCAAACACAACGTATACCAATTGTTCCATTGTCTGGTAAAATAACACAATTTCTTCATACTGAAATGCTGTCCCAACCTCTTTCCCTTCCACAGTTTGTTCACATCAACAACCTGAAGCTTATATGCCGCGCACATCAGCTCGTTCACGAGGGCTACAAGTTCATGTTCGACGAGAAGCTGGTCACGGTATGGTCCGCACCCAACTACTGCTACCGCTGTGGAA
The nucleotide sequence above comes from Gadus chalcogrammus isolate NIFS_2021 chromosome 4, NIFS_Gcha_1.0, whole genome shotgun sequence. Encoded proteins:
- the LOC130381204 gene encoding serine/threonine-protein phosphatase 6 catalytic subunit, translating into MAPLDLDKYVEIARHCKYLPENDLKRLCDYVCDLLLEESNVQPVSTPVTVCGDIHGQFYDLCELFRTGGQVPDTNYIFMGDFVDRGYYSLETFTYLLALKAKWPDCITLLRGNHESRQITQVYGFYDECQTKYGNANAWRYCTKVFDMLTVAALIDEQILCVHGGLSPDIKTLDQIRTIERNQEIPHKGAFCDLVWSDPEDVDTWAISPRGAGWLFGSKVTNEFVHINNLKLICRAHQLVHEGYKFMFDEKLVTVWSAPNYCYRCGNIASIMVFKDVNRREPKLFRAVPDSERVIPPRTTTPYFL